The genome window ACACCGGCGGGCGTGGTCGTCAGCCCGGCGGCGGTTTCATAAAAGCTGTCGGCGCGTTTCCAATCTTCGTTCTTGTCGGCCATCATCGCCTCTAGCCGATACCGGTCAAAGGATTCCAGTGTCGGCGGGATGCGATCCAGCTGCGCCTCGGCCTGGTCCCATTCGCCCGCGCGCACCATCGCGTCGGCCAATGAGATCTGGTCGTCCGTGGTCGACCCCTCCATCGTGCCCACCTTTGCCCAGGCGGTCGCGCCTTCGGTCGGGCGCTTGGCGCGGATCAGCGATTTCGCCAGCCCGCGCTGCAGGTCGATCCGGTCGGGGTTGTCGCCGGTGGCGCGTTTGAAATAGGCCACCGCCTCGTTCGGGTCGGCGACGGTCAGCATGATGTCGTTCATGTTGGTTTCGTCGATCACGTTGACGGATTGGATCGCGCGTTCCACCTCCGCGTCACCGCCTGTCATGCCGTTGCGAAGTTTATCGCAGCCGGACAGGGCCAATGCCCCGCAAACTGCGAGTGTCGTAATTGTCCAATGGCGCATGTGCCTGCGTCCTCTGTTCTGCTCGGGTCGGTCCGCTTTTGTGCTAGGGCGTCGTCAGCAACAGGTAATCCCCGGTGCCACGGCGCATCAGCGCGAACTCGGTTTTATCCTCGGCAGAATAGTCTGGATTCTCAAGAATTTCGAGCGTTAATCTCAAGTTCTCCCGAATGGCGGCAGATTGGCCACTATCCAGCGAAAAAGCGTTGCGAAAAACGTGTTCTGCTTCGCCTGCGCGGCCGGTTTCGATCAGCACGACGCCCAGATTGTTCAGGGCGGGTACGAATTTCGGGTCCGCCTCTAACGCGCGGCGCAGCATCTGTTCGGCCTGACCCAACCGCCCAAGCCGCAAGTTCGCGGATCCGATCGCGCTGAGGATATCGACATTC of Paracoccaceae bacterium contains these proteins:
- a CDS encoding tetratricopeptide repeat protein codes for the protein MRHWTITTLAVCGALALSGCDKLRNGMTGGDAEVERAIQSVNVIDETNMNDIMLTVADPNEAVAYFKRATGDNPDRIDLQRGLAKSLIRAKRPTEGATAWAKVGTMEGSTTDDQISLADAMVRAGEWDQAEAQLDRIPPTLESFDRYRLEAMMADKNEDWKRADSFYETAAGLTTTPAGVLNNWDYSKLTRGEYRDAEKLFVRAITYNEKLFTADCVEKLRFRA
- a CDS encoding tetratricopeptide repeat protein, with translation MKRQYCAGILAAAGITLAVSGCQKGLKPIEGSPYAPGTRAAPLSDSVDGLAVGHRLMEAGEFELALKSYYRAAGRQGVNVDILSAIGSANLRLGRLGQAEQMLRRALEADPKFVPALNNLGVVLIETGRAGEAEHVFRNAFSLDSGQSAAIRENLRLTLEILENPDYSAEDKTEFALMRRGTGDYLLLTTP